The following are from one region of the Vibrio hyugaensis genome:
- a CDS encoding YjgN family protein, with translation MNHQRISNTISFKGRGGEFFGIWIVNVLLSIVTLGIYSAWAKVRTKRYFYGNTYVDGDNFEYHAEPMQILKGRLVALAIVLVWGIANSFIPQLALVLLLLFYVALPWLLWSNARFDSAMTSYRNVHFSFNSSLKDAYITILGRGFGAALAVMVFIGICVAVASVSQAASVILGLCSVVVMAALYGWVVVGVQRYFVNGYRYGDWQFSGELETSFFVKTYLKAVAIGLSTTVAIAIVAVIVMVGSSGLMEAATGDLASLNESSPVITMVVMYLGMIGLTIGLTAYTATRTRNYLFSQMKLEKEGQEENNFTFKSTYTVDGYMWLIISNFLLQVVTLSIARPWVMVRTSRYVADKTVVVGDMSQLKAADQDSKVKSAISDEVAQAFDLGVGIG, from the coding sequence ATGAACCATCAACGCATTTCCAATACCATCTCTTTTAAAGGGCGAGGAGGAGAATTCTTTGGCATCTGGATTGTCAATGTTCTACTTTCTATCGTTACGCTTGGAATTTACTCTGCTTGGGCCAAAGTAAGAACAAAACGCTACTTCTACGGTAATACGTACGTCGACGGTGATAACTTTGAGTATCATGCCGAGCCAATGCAAATCTTAAAGGGGCGTTTAGTCGCGTTGGCGATTGTATTGGTATGGGGTATCGCAAACTCATTCATTCCCCAACTGGCGCTTGTGCTCTTACTTCTGTTTTATGTCGCTCTGCCATGGTTGTTATGGAGCAACGCACGATTTGATTCTGCAATGACGAGTTACCGCAATGTTCACTTCTCTTTTAATTCGTCACTGAAAGATGCATACATCACCATACTTGGCCGAGGCTTTGGTGCTGCGCTGGCAGTCATGGTTTTCATTGGTATCTGTGTGGCGGTTGCAAGCGTTTCGCAAGCTGCGTCGGTTATTTTAGGGCTTTGCTCAGTCGTCGTTATGGCTGCACTTTATGGTTGGGTTGTGGTTGGCGTTCAACGCTACTTTGTTAATGGCTACCGTTATGGTGATTGGCAGTTTAGTGGCGAACTTGAAACCAGTTTCTTTGTAAAAACCTATCTGAAAGCCGTAGCCATCGGTCTTAGCACAACTGTCGCGATTGCGATTGTGGCGGTCATTGTGATGGTTGGGAGCTCAGGGCTAATGGAAGCGGCAACGGGCGACTTAGCTTCACTGAATGAATCTAGCCCTGTAATTACAATGGTTGTCATGTACCTTGGTATGATTGGCTTAACCATCGGCTTGACTGCATACACAGCAACAAGAACTCGTAACTACTTGTTCTCCCAAATGAAGCTAGAAAAAGAAGGGCAAGAAGAAAACAACTTTACCTTTAAGTCTACCTATACAGTTGATGGCTACATGTGGCTGATTATCTCAAACTTCCTATTACAAGTTGTGACCTTGAGTATTGCGAGACCATGGGTAATGGTTCGTACTTCTCGCTATGTTGCTGACAAGACGGTCGTCGTTGGAGACATGAGCCAACTGAAAGCAGCAGACCAAGACTCAAAAGTGAAATCAGCGATTTCTGATGAAGTTGCACAAGCCTTCGATCTCGGTGTTGGAATCGGTTAA
- a CDS encoding M48 family metallopeptidase: protein MQFEGTAFPPKSSERHQAKLDVAQANSLSLVVADNIFSCDQQHADITAPVGNLPVRFKLPNGWVFVTERTEEVSRWLEANKRSSFVDKIESNWLAWVVSAMACIAVVLGGYYYALPWVSDKVAYAIPDSVSVVLGEKVLESLDSRWEPSELSKAEQEAIRSRVEQHLAQLEALPYQVEVVFRSSELGANAFALPGGKIVLLDELVALSKKQQQLDSIILHELGHIHHRHMLKRLVYSSVLSVGVALLTGESSGIVDNLAGASVFVLSSGYSREAEIQADAFAKEAMLKIYGDTKPMAEMFELFRNQGYEELPEWLSTHPDLEKRIEAAKGN, encoded by the coding sequence ATGCAGTTTGAAGGAACCGCGTTTCCACCAAAAAGCTCTGAGCGACATCAAGCCAAATTGGATGTCGCTCAGGCCAACTCGCTGAGTTTGGTTGTTGCTGACAATATTTTCAGCTGTGACCAGCAGCACGCGGACATTACTGCTCCAGTCGGCAATTTACCCGTCAGATTTAAGCTGCCCAATGGTTGGGTTTTCGTTACCGAACGGACTGAAGAAGTGTCTCGGTGGCTGGAGGCAAATAAAAGGTCGAGCTTTGTTGATAAAATTGAATCGAACTGGCTTGCTTGGGTCGTGTCTGCGATGGCATGCATTGCCGTTGTGCTCGGGGGATATTATTACGCGTTACCTTGGGTGAGCGACAAAGTCGCATACGCTATTCCTGACAGTGTCTCAGTTGTACTTGGCGAAAAGGTACTTGAAAGCTTGGATTCCCGTTGGGAACCGAGCGAGCTGAGTAAAGCCGAACAAGAAGCCATTCGAAGCAGGGTAGAGCAGCACTTGGCGCAGTTAGAGGCACTGCCTTACCAAGTAGAGGTTGTTTTCCGATCTTCTGAGTTAGGAGCGAATGCGTTTGCCTTACCTGGTGGAAAGATTGTGCTGCTTGATGAATTAGTTGCGCTGTCTAAAAAACAGCAACAGCTGGACAGTATTATTCTTCACGAGCTTGGTCATATTCATCATCGCCACATGCTAAAGAGGCTGGTGTATTCGAGTGTCCTTTCTGTTGGTGTCGCTCTTTTAACCGGCGAAAGCTCTGGTATCGTGGACAATCTTGCTGGTGCAAGTGTGTTTGTGTTGTCCAGTGGTTACTCCAGAGAAGCCGAAATACAAGCCGATGCATTTGCAAAAGAGGCGATGCTCAAGATTTATGGCGACACAAAGCCGATGGCTGAAATGTTTGAGTTGTTCCGTAACCAAGGTTATGAAGAGTTGCCTGAGTGGTTGAGCACTCATCCAGATCTC